A DNA window from Paenibacillus andongensis contains the following coding sequences:
- a CDS encoding acyl-CoA dehydrogenase family protein, protein MAEKVVGGSFVISDTDFHDIVTPEDFTEEHRMIAETTRDFVSGEVMPNDEHLEKLDYDLTVKLMRSAGDLGLLGSDVPEIYGGLGLDKVSSTVISENLARASSFALSIGAHVGIGTLPIVFFGTTEQKKKYLPDLATGAKIAAYCLTEPTSGSDALGAKTTARLSDDGKYYLLNGSKLYITNAGFADIFIVYAKINGTDFTAFIVEKGDPGFTMGPEEKKMGIKGSSTRPLYFEDVRVPAQNLLGEIGKGHLIAFNILNIGRYKLATGCLGASKETIELASKYANTRQQFNTPISRFPLIGKKLAEMNIQTYMLESMVYRTTGLFDTILKDIDHTSPDAGKHSSKGISEYALECSINKVFASEVLDFVADEGLQIHGGYGFIQEYKVERIYRDSRINRIFEGTNEINRLLIPGTLVKKAMKGELPLLQKAQALQAELLSIVPGQTFEGTLAEEVHLVSMAKKVFLMVGGLAVQKYGMALEKNQEVLSILADIMIQIFAAESGLLRTQKLIEKAGEEKAKNAIQITTVFVHEAFDKIEAYAKEALSTMEEGDVLRTQLSILKKLSRRSSVNTVGLKRDIAARVIQGEKFIV, encoded by the coding sequence ATGGCGGAGAAAGTCGTAGGCGGTAGTTTTGTTATTTCGGATACGGATTTTCATGATATTGTGACCCCTGAGGATTTTACCGAAGAGCATCGCATGATTGCGGAAACAACGCGTGATTTCGTATCAGGGGAAGTCATGCCGAATGATGAGCATTTGGAAAAGCTCGATTATGATTTAACGGTAAAACTGATGCGCAGCGCGGGAGATCTCGGATTACTTGGCTCTGATGTACCTGAGATTTATGGCGGACTAGGGTTGGATAAAGTAAGTTCCACGGTGATTAGTGAAAATCTCGCCCGTGCTTCATCTTTTGCTTTATCCATTGGGGCGCATGTCGGGATTGGCACGCTGCCGATTGTATTTTTTGGTACCACGGAACAGAAGAAGAAGTATTTGCCCGACCTTGCGACAGGCGCGAAAATCGCGGCCTATTGTTTAACGGAACCAACATCCGGCTCGGATGCTTTGGGCGCAAAAACGACAGCTCGTTTGTCCGATGATGGCAAGTATTATCTTTTAAACGGATCCAAATTGTATATCACGAATGCCGGATTTGCTGATATTTTCATCGTTTATGCCAAAATCAACGGCACTGATTTCACAGCCTTTATCGTTGAGAAGGGTGATCCTGGCTTTACGATGGGGCCGGAAGAGAAGAAGATGGGGATCAAAGGCTCGTCGACGCGTCCGCTTTATTTTGAAGATGTCCGTGTGCCGGCCCAGAACTTATTGGGTGAAATCGGGAAGGGGCACCTGATTGCTTTCAACATTCTGAATATTGGCCGTTACAAATTGGCTACTGGTTGTCTGGGTGCTTCCAAGGAGACGATTGAGTTAGCTTCGAAATATGCGAATACCCGCCAACAGTTTAATACGCCTATCTCACGTTTTCCCTTGATTGGTAAAAAGTTGGCGGAAATGAACATTCAAACGTATATGTTGGAGAGCATGGTGTATAGAACGACTGGATTGTTCGATACCATTCTCAAGGATATTGATCATACGAGCCCGGATGCCGGTAAACATTCCTCAAAAGGGATTTCCGAGTACGCGCTGGAATGCTCCATTAATAAGGTGTTCGCGTCTGAAGTGTTGGATTTTGTTGCGGATGAGGGCTTGCAAATTCATGGCGGTTACGGTTTTATCCAGGAGTACAAAGTAGAACGTATTTATCGGGATTCACGGATTAATCGAATTTTTGAAGGTACGAATGAAATCAATCGCCTGCTCATTCCAGGTACGTTGGTGAAGAAAGCAATGAAAGGCGAACTGCCTTTGCTGCAAAAGGCACAAGCGCTGCAAGCAGAACTGCTCTCTATCGTTCCAGGCCAAACGTTCGAAGGCACGCTAGCCGAAGAGGTGCATCTGGTTTCGATGGCGAAGAAGGTTTTCCTGATGGTCGGTGGGCTTGCGGTACAGAAGTATGGTATGGCGCTAGAGAAAAATCAGGAAGTTTTAAGCATTTTAGCTGACATCATGATCCAAATTTTCGCTGCTGAAAGCGGTCTTCTTCGTACGCAAAAGCTGATTGAAAAAGCAGGGGAAGAAAAGGCAAAGAATGCGATCCAAATCACGACGGTTTTTGTTCATGAGGCCTTTGACAAAATTGAGGCATATGCGAAGGAAGCGCTCAGTACGATGGAAGAAGGAGATGTTCTTCGGACTCAATTATCTATTTTGAAAAAACTGTCTAGACGCAGCAGTGTGAATACGGTTGGTCTGAAGCGCGACATCGCCGCACGCGTTATTCAGGGTGAGAAATTCATCGTATAG